The Deltaproteobacteria bacterium genome contains the following window.
GATTCCATGGCCCAGGCCATCGCCTATACCGTCGATCTGTGCGCCCAGAAGGATGCCTGTCAATTGCTCATGAGTGGTTGCGATGAGTCCCTGTCGGACAAAGGGCACGATCTGTGCGCGCTCAAGACTCTTGGCAAAATCATCGCCGCTCCGAAACTGAGCGACACGGACATGGCCGAGCTGGTCAAGCAGGCCGGGGCCCGCGAAATTTCCGTCATCAAGGACGGACTGCGCAAACATCTGGCCGGTATCGATATCGGCTTTACCATGGCCGACTACGGCATCGGCGAGACCGGTACCCTGGTCATTGATTCCTCCAGCGAGGAACTGCGTCTGGCGACCATGATCAGCGAAGTGCACGTGGCGGTCATCCCCAAGTCCCGCATCAGGGCCACGGGCGAGGATATGTATGCCGAACTCAAGGGCTTCATGAACCAAAAGCCGAATTATCTGGCCTTTATCACCGGCGCGAGCCGCACCGCGGACATCGAGCGCGTCCTGGCCTTGGGCGTGCACGGCCCGCTTGAACTGCACATCCTGATTTTGGAGGACAACTAATGCAGCAGGCCAAAAATCTTTCCCAATACAACGAAGAACTGCGCGAGGCGTTGGACAACACCTTCCTGCGCGGCGCCATGGAAAAGTTCGCCACGGCCTATCCGGTGGGCCGGGCCAATGCCTTCCGCGAATACGACGTGAACGAGTTGATCCAGGAAGTGGTCAGGGTCAAGGACGCCGGTCTGACCCGTCTGGACCAGCTTTTCGAGGAATTCAAGGCCAAGGCAGAAGCCAACGGCGTGCATGTGCACATGGCCAAGGACGGCAACGAGGCCAACGAGATCATCGCCCGCATCGCCAAGGACAACGGCTGTAAAAAAATCGTCAAGTCCAAGTCCATGACGGCCGAGGAAACGATGCTCAACCATCGTCTGGAAAAAGACGGCCTGGAAGTGACCGAAACCGACCTGGGCGAGTGGATCATCCAGCTGCGCAAGGAAGGGCCCAGCCACATGGTCATGCCGGCCATCCACCTGTCCCGCTATCAGGTCGCAGAACTTTTTTCCCAGGTCACCCAGCAGGACCAGTCCACGGATATCCAGCGTCTGGTCAAGGTTGCCCGCCGTGAACTACGCCAGAAATACGCCGACGCCGACATGGGCATCAGCGGCTACAACTTCGCCATCGCCGAAACCGGCACCATCGGTATCGTCACCAACGAAGGCAATGCCCGCCTGACCAC
Protein-coding sequences here:
- a CDS encoding lactate utilization protein, with product MGPAPEVLEKFKKKAEIVSAIVSEVDSMAQAIAYTVDLCAQKDACQLLMSGCDESLSDKGHDLCALKTLGKIIAAPKLSDTDMAELVKQAGAREISVIKDGLRKHLAGIDIGFTMADYGIGETGTLVIDSSSEELRLATMISEVHVAVIPKSRIRATGEDMYAELKGFMNQKPNYLAFITGASRTADIERVLALGVHGPLELHILILEDN
- a CDS encoding lactate utilization protein → MQQAKNLSQYNEELREALDNTFLRGAMEKFATAYPVGRANAFREYDVNELIQEVVRVKDAGLTRLDQLFEEFKAKAEANGVHVHMAKDGNEANEIIARIAKDNGCKKIVKSKSMTAEETMLNHRLEKDGLEVTETDLGEWIIQLRKEGPSHMVMPAIHLSRYQVAELFSQVTQQDQSTDIQRLVKVARRELRQKYADADMGISGYNFAIAETGTIGIVTNEGNARLTT